In Streptomyces sp. ML-6, the genomic stretch GAGCGAGTCACTGCACACCGTCGCGACGATGCCGGCGGCGCGTCGGCCCGGCTGCCCCTTCGACCCGCCGACGGAGCTGGTCGAGGCTCAGGGGCACGGCCCGATCAGCCGCTACACCTTCCCCGGCGGACGGCCCGGCTGGCTGGTCACCGGATACAACGAGGTCAGGGCGGTCCTGGCCGACCAGCGGTTCAGCTCGCGCAAGGAGCTGTTGCTCCACCCGACCATCGACTACGGGGACATCGAGGCGCCCGAGGCGCCGCCCGGCGAGTTCCTCCTCATGGACGAGCCCCGGCACGGCCGCTACCGCAAGCCACTGATGGGCAAGTTCACCGTACGGCGGATGCGGCTGCTGACCGAGCGCATCGAGCAGGTCACCGCCGAGCACCTGGACGCGATGGAGGAGGCCGGGCCGTCGACGGACCTGGTGACCGCGTTCGCCAACCCCATCCCCGCCGTCGTGATCTGCGAGCTGCTGGGGGTGCCGTACGAGGACCGGGGGGCCTTCCAGGAGCAGGTCTACTCGTTCATGAACGGGGAGGCGAGCGACGAGGAGTTGATCGCGGCCTACACCTCGACCCAGCACTACCTCGCGGAGCTGGTGGCGGCCAAGCGCGCGAACCCCACCGACGACGTGCTCAGCGACCTCACCGACAGCGACCTCACCGATGAGGAACTGCGCGGGATGGCCCTGATCCTGCTGGCGGCCGGGCTCGACACCACCGCGAACATGCTGGCCCTCGGCACTTTCGCGCTGCTGCGCCACCCGGAGCAACTGGCCGCGCTGCGCGCCGATCCCGGGCTCACCGACCGGGCCGTGGAGGAACTGCTGCGGTACCTCAGCGTCGCCAAGACGTTCATGAGGACGGCGCTGGAGGACGTCGAGGTGGGCGGGCATCTCATCGAGGCCGGTTCGCCGATGATCCTGTCGTACAACACCGCCAACCGCGACCCCGGGCGCTTCGCCGACCCCCACGTGCTCGACCTGGGCAGGCAGGACGGCGGGCACCTTGCCTTCGGCCACGGCATCCACCAGTGCCTGGGGCAGCAACTGGCCCGCGTCGAACTGCGGGTCGCGCTCCCCGCACTGCTCGACCGCTTCCCCACGCTGCGCCTGGCCGTACCGCCGGAGGAGGTCTCGCTGCGTCCGGAGATCGCGGACATCTACGGGGTGAAGAGCCTCCCGGTCGCCTGGGACGTGTGACCGACGACCGGGTTTCCCGGGTGATCACAGAGAGGGGGGGTGATCATCCGGGGAGCCGGTCCGGCGGGCGGCGATCCACCGCCCGTCGGACCGTCGTTCCGTCCCGTCTCAGAGCCTGTCGGGTGGCCGGTTGGTTACGCTGTGACCAGGTCTTCGACGGTCTTGGCTCGGGCGGGCTTGCGGTGGGGGCCATGGCTCCACCGCGATGGCTGCCCGGCGAGCCGGACGAGCATCAGGCGCTTCATCGACCACCTCGGGCCCTCGCTGGCACTCCAGCCGTGCAAACGGTTTCGCAAGGACGCCGTGCTGATGGGTGGACGGCACCCTGATCCCGCGCTGTTGTTCCGCACTCATGATCGCGGCTCGCCCCCGGGATTTGCCGTCCGGCTGCGGATTCAGACGTGCTGGGCCACCGGGTCGGCTGCCGCCGGGTGGGCTGCCGTGGTGTGGTCCGTCGAGGTCTGTCGGACGGTGTGGCGGTGGTGGGTGAGGAGGAAGACCGACAAGCCGAGCAACGTCATCCCGGCGCCAACCACGGCCAGCACCGGATACGCCGACGCCTGGTCCAGGACGATGCCCCCGACCGCGGAGCCGAGCGCGACGCCGGAGTTGAACGACGCGGCGGCGAGCGCGGACACCAGGACGGATGCCGTGCCGGCCAGGTGCAGTACGTAGGACTGCAGCGGCGGCACCATTCCGAAGCCCGCGCCGCCGAGCAGCACCAGCAGGACGAGGACAGCGGGCAGGCTGGAACCCAGGGCCCACAGGGCCAGCAGCGAGACGGTCAGAGCGCCGAGGATGACGACTACGGTGCGGTTCACCGACCGATCCGCGTAGCGGCCACCGAGAGCGTTGCCGCCGATCAGCCCCGCACCGAACAGCAGGAGCAGCCAGGTGACGGAGTCGGCGGAGACGCCGGTGACGGTCGTCAGGTAGGGGGCGATGTAGGTGTAGACGACGAAGAGCCCGCCGTAGCAGAGCGCGATGGCGAGGAAGGCCGCCCACAGGGCGCCGCTGCGCAGAACACCGAAGCCGCGGTCCTCCGCCTGGCCTTCGCTGCCCGCGGTGCTGCCGGGCAGGAGCATCCACATGGCGACGGCGCCGAAGAACGCCAGGACGGACACGACCCAGAAAGCAGCCTCCCATCCTGCCGCGCGTCCCATGACGTTGCCGATGGGGACGCCGAT encodes the following:
- a CDS encoding cytochrome P450, which gives rise to MSESLHTVATMPAARRPGCPFDPPTELVEAQGHGPISRYTFPGGRPGWLVTGYNEVRAVLADQRFSSRKELLLHPTIDYGDIEAPEAPPGEFLLMDEPRHGRYRKPLMGKFTVRRMRLLTERIEQVTAEHLDAMEEAGPSTDLVTAFANPIPAVVICELLGVPYEDRGAFQEQVYSFMNGEASDEELIAAYTSTQHYLAELVAAKRANPTDDVLSDLTDSDLTDEELRGMALILLAAGLDTTANMLALGTFALLRHPEQLAALRADPGLTDRAVEELLRYLSVAKTFMRTALEDVEVGGHLIEAGSPMILSYNTANRDPGRFADPHVLDLGRQDGGHLAFGHGIHQCLGQQLARVELRVALPALLDRFPTLRLAVPPEEVSLRPEIADIYGVKSLPVAWDV
- a CDS encoding MFS transporter; its protein translation is MPLPIIALALTAFALGTAELVPNGLLPLISDDLGVSVSRAGWVTTSFALGAMIGGPLVAAATMRLPRKPLVIGLALVFMAANALTAVTGSLLVVSASRALAGAMLGSFLGIAITIASSLVAPSRRATAIAVVFTGFTVSNMIGVPIGNVMGRAAGWEAAFWVVSVLAFFGAVAMWMLLPGSTAGSEGQAEDRGFGVLRSGALWAAFLAIALCYGGLFVVYTYIAPYLTTVTGVSADSVTWLLLLFGAGLIGGNALGGRYADRSVNRTVVVILGALTVSLLALWALGSSLPAVLVLLVLLGGAGFGMVPPLQSYVLHLAGTASVLVSALAAASFNSGVALGSAVGGIVLDQASAYPVLAVVGAGMTLLGLSVFLLTHHRHTVRQTSTDHTTAAHPAAADPVAQHV